The following proteins are co-located in the Vicia villosa cultivar HV-30 ecotype Madison, WI unplaced genomic scaffold, Vvil1.0 ctg.000422F_1_1, whole genome shotgun sequence genome:
- the LOC131628036 gene encoding GEM-like protein 4 has translation MQTSLLHELIVGTPIIQNQFQKLDNRYLLDSASHQYQYPSKDQSKCSISSNQKKRSRKADSNSENSVTNISETIKRKLSLGARILPVGGVEKVFIKYFSVIEGETLLKVCHCYLSTTSGPLAGLLFISTEKVAFCSDKSIKVFNQKGQMCRIHYKVSIPVKKIKSVRQSENVEKPRQKYINIVTVDNFDFWLMGVSKYHKTYKYLEQATSQAMKWQL, from the exons ATGCAGACCTCACTTCTTCACGAGCTAATTGTTGGAACTCCCATCATACAAAACCAGTTTCAAAAATTGGATAACAGATACTTGCTCGATTCAGCCTCTCATCAATATCAATATCCATCCAAAGATCAAAGCAAAT GTAGTATAAGTTCTAACCAGAAAAAGCGCAGCAGGAAGGCCGATAGTAATTCTGAAAATTCAGTGACAAACATATCTGAAACTATAAAAAGGAAGTTGAGCTTAGGGGCAAGAATTCTTCCAGTGGGTGGAGTAGAGAAAGTGTTCATCAAGTATTTTAGTGTGATCGAAGGGGAGACGCTACTGAAAGTTTGCCATTGTTATTTGTCGACCACATCTGGCCCTCTAGCTGGTCTCCTCTTTATCTCCACTGAAAAGGTTGCCTTTTGCAGTGACAAATCAATAAAAGTGTTTAATCAGAAAGGTCAAATGTGTAGGATCCACTATAAG GTTTCTATTCCAGTGAAGAAGATAAAGAGTGTGAGGCaaagtgaaaatgttgagaaGCCAAGACAGAAATACATAAATATAGTTACAGTTGACAATTTTGATTTCTGGCTTATGGGTGTATCGAAATATCATAAGACTTATAAATATCTCGAACAGGCAACTTCTCAAGCAATGAAATGGCAGCTGTAA